One genomic segment of [Phormidium] sp. ETS-05 includes these proteins:
- the lpxC gene encoding UDP-3-O-acyl-N-acetylglucosamine deacetylase produces MTNDMKQTTLAQDIEVKGIGLHSGIEAMVKLLPAATGGRYFLRTDTPNPVEIPAVVSSVRQTTLSTELAVGDVGVRTTEHLLAALVGLGVDNVRIEISGPELPLLDGSAKQWVEAISAAGVVATDDDAALPPTLTEPVWVQQGDAFVAALPSPTRRWTYGIDFPMRAIGNQWHSWADDTASFTTDIAPARTFGFAEQIEQLRAAGLIKGGSLDNALVCSEEGWLNPPLRFPNEPARHKLLDLVGDISLLGTIPVAHFLAYKASHNLHVQLARLLVTE; encoded by the coding sequence ATGACCAATGATATGAAACAAACAACTCTGGCACAGGACATCGAAGTTAAAGGCATCGGGCTGCATTCGGGTATAGAAGCAATGGTCAAATTACTGCCCGCCGCTACTGGTGGGCGGTATTTTCTGCGCACAGATACCCCCAACCCGGTGGAGATTCCCGCTGTGGTGTCATCGGTTCGCCAAACTACCCTCTCCACAGAACTGGCGGTGGGTGATGTGGGGGTAAGGACTACAGAACATCTGCTCGCGGCTCTGGTGGGATTGGGGGTAGATAATGTCAGAATTGAAATTTCTGGCCCAGAATTGCCCCTGCTGGATGGTTCGGCAAAGCAGTGGGTAGAGGCGATTTCTGCTGCGGGGGTGGTAGCCACGGATGATGATGCGGCTTTACCCCCAACCCTGACGGAACCCGTGTGGGTGCAACAGGGAGATGCGTTTGTGGCGGCTCTCCCCTCCCCTACTCGCCGCTGGACTTATGGGATTGATTTTCCGATGCGGGCGATCGGCAATCAGTGGCACAGTTGGGCTGATGATACCGCCAGCTTCACCACCGACATCGCTCCCGCTCGCACTTTTGGTTTTGCCGAACAAATCGAGCAGTTGCGGGCCGCCGGTTTAATCAAAGGCGGTAGTTTAGATAATGCCCTGGTTTGCAGTGAGGAAGGTTGGCTCAATCCTCCTCTCCGATTCCCAAATGAGCCAGCTCGTCATAAACTTTTAGACTTAGTAGGGGATATCAGCTTGCTCGGCACTATCCCCGTGGCGCACTTCCTCGCCTACAAAGCCAGCCACAATTTGCACGTGCAACTGGCTCGGCTCTTGGTGACGGAGTGA
- the lpxB gene encoding lipid-A-disaccharide synthase yields MTKDKIRIFISTGEVSGDMQGALLINALYRQAAAQNLDLEIAALGGEKMAAAGAYLVGNTVGIGSVGLVESLPYVVPTLQVQAKAKKYLWSNPPDVLVAIDYMGPNLGICGYMRRYLPLVPIVYYIAPQEWVWSLGGGNTTKIVANCDRLLAIFPQEARYYQEKGANVQFVGHPLIEEMATVPNRHQARQILGIPPEQLAVVLLPASRQQEVKYLLPVMVAAAKRLQAILPQIHFWIPVSLEKYRQPIAQAIHQAGLRATLLSASEARTAISAADLAIGKSGTVNLEIALLNVPQVVIYRVSHITAWIAQHILKFSIPFMSPPNLVLEKAAVPELLQNAATADNICQESLDLLQNHHRRQQIWADYQEMRQHLGEILASVEFSRASPAQLAARAILSSVGVIPFSINCATDSKGRI; encoded by the coding sequence ATGACCAAGGACAAAATCAGGATTTTTATCAGCACCGGTGAGGTGTCTGGTGATATGCAGGGGGCATTGTTGATTAATGCCCTCTACCGGCAAGCAGCGGCGCAGAATTTAGATTTGGAAATAGCCGCTTTGGGTGGGGAAAAAATGGCCGCTGCTGGGGCGTATTTGGTGGGCAATACGGTGGGGATTGGGTCGGTGGGTTTGGTGGAGTCTTTGCCTTATGTGGTGCCAACTTTGCAAGTGCAGGCAAAGGCGAAAAAATATTTGTGGTCAAATCCGCCGGATGTGTTGGTGGCGATTGATTATATGGGGCCAAATTTGGGGATTTGCGGTTATATGCGCCGCTATTTGCCCCTAGTGCCGATCGTCTATTACATCGCCCCCCAAGAGTGGGTTTGGTCGTTGGGGGGTGGCAACACAACGAAAATTGTGGCCAACTGCGATCGGCTCTTAGCCATTTTCCCCCAAGAAGCCCGCTACTACCAGGAAAAAGGCGCTAATGTCCAGTTTGTCGGTCATCCTTTAATCGAGGAAATGGCGACAGTCCCCAACCGCCACCAAGCAAGGCAAATTCTTGGTATTCCCCCAGAACAGCTCGCCGTAGTTTTGCTCCCCGCCTCCCGACAGCAGGAGGTAAAATACTTGTTACCGGTGATGGTAGCAGCCGCAAAGCGATTGCAAGCCATATTACCTCAAATTCATTTTTGGATACCAGTTTCTCTGGAAAAATATCGCCAACCCATTGCCCAAGCAATTCACCAAGCCGGTTTACGTGCTACTCTATTGTCAGCTTCTGAAGCACGCACGGCCATATCAGCCGCCGATTTAGCCATTGGCAAATCTGGCACAGTTAACCTAGAAATTGCCCTTCTCAATGTCCCCCAAGTAGTCATCTATCGCGTCAGTCATATAACTGCATGGATTGCCCAACATATCCTAAAATTTTCTATTCCTTTCATGTCTCCGCCGAACTTGGTTTTGGAGAAAGCCGCAGTCCCGGAATTACTCCAGAATGCGGCTACGGCGGATAATATTTGCCAAGAATCTCTGGATTTATTGCAAAATCATCACCGTCGTCAACAAATTTGGGCAGATTACCAGGAAATGCGGCAGCATTTAGGGGAAATTTTGGCTTCAGTGGAGTTTTCTAGAGCTTCTCCGGCGCAACTTGCCGCTAGGGCGATTTTATCGTCTGTGGGTGTCATACCATTTTCAATAAATTGTGCAACAGATAGTAAAGGTCGGATCTGA
- the purC gene encoding phosphoribosylaminoimidazolesuccinocarboxamide synthase, translating into MSEAEKLYEGKAKIIYPTAEPEVLLTYFKDDATAFNAQKRGTIAGKGAINCTISSKIFQRLEREGIPTHFIDQPEPNQMRVRRVTIVPVEVVVRNIAAGSLCKQTGLPPGKELKPPLVEFFYKNDALGDPLLTIERLLVMELATKEQVEQLRDMALRINELLKGIFHECGITLVDFKLEFGIDSDGKLLLADEISPDTCRLWDEAEADPQKRVMDKDRFRLDLGQVEAAYERVLERILGGNIVT; encoded by the coding sequence ATGTCGGAAGCGGAGAAGCTGTACGAAGGAAAAGCCAAAATTATCTATCCCACCGCCGAACCAGAGGTGTTGTTGACGTACTTTAAAGACGACGCCACGGCGTTTAACGCCCAGAAGCGGGGAACGATCGCTGGTAAAGGCGCCATCAACTGTACTATCAGCAGCAAAATCTTTCAGCGTCTAGAGAGAGAAGGTATCCCCACCCACTTTATCGACCAACCGGAACCAAACCAAATGCGGGTGCGGCGGGTGACGATCGTCCCGGTGGAAGTAGTAGTCAGGAACATCGCTGCCGGGAGCCTGTGCAAGCAAACCGGATTACCTCCCGGCAAAGAGCTGAAACCTCCTCTAGTAGAATTCTTCTATAAAAACGACGCTTTGGGAGACCCCCTCCTCACGATCGAGCGACTGTTGGTTATGGAACTGGCCACAAAAGAGCAAGTAGAGCAATTGCGGGATATGGCATTGCGGATTAATGAACTCCTCAAAGGAATTTTCCACGAGTGCGGAATTACCCTAGTGGACTTCAAACTGGAGTTCGGTATCGACAGTGACGGGAAACTTTTACTGGCGGATGAAATCAGTCCAGACACTTGCCGCCTCTGGGACGAAGCCGAAGCCGATCCGCAAAAGCGGGTAATGGATAAAGACCGGTTCCGCCTTGATTTGGGTCAAGTAGAGGCGGCTTATGAACGGGTGCTGGAGCGAATTTTGGGTGGCAACATTGTGACGTAG
- the fabZ gene encoding 3-hydroxyacyl-ACP dehydratase FabZ — MSTSATDGNSATTTATQSPEATTAGATPATVMGIEAIHELLPHRYPFALVDRIIEYVPGDRAVGLKNVTFNEPHFQGHFPGRPVMPGVLIVEAMAQVGGIILSQLPDIPRGLWMFAGIDGVRFRRPVVPGDQLVMTAKLLSVKRKRFAKIEATATVGGELAAEGSLMFAFVD; from the coding sequence ATGTCAACTTCCGCAACTGACGGCAATTCTGCAACTACCACGGCAACCCAGTCCCCAGAGGCAACCACGGCGGGGGCAACTCCGGCAACGGTGATGGGTATTGAGGCAATTCACGAACTGCTCCCCCACCGCTATCCTTTTGCTTTGGTGGACCGGATTATTGAATATGTACCGGGAGATCGAGCCGTAGGCTTAAAAAATGTCACTTTTAACGAGCCCCATTTTCAAGGTCATTTCCCCGGACGCCCCGTAATGCCGGGAGTGCTAATTGTGGAAGCAATGGCCCAAGTGGGGGGAATTATTCTCTCCCAGTTGCCAGATATCCCCAGGGGTTTATGGATGTTTGCTGGTATCGATGGGGTGAGGTTTCGTCGCCCGGTGGTGCCAGGGGACCAATTGGTGATGACGGCGAAGCTCCTGTCAGTGAAGCGGAAGCGGTTCGCCAAAATCGAAGCTACTGCTACTGTGGGCGGCGAGCTGGCAGCGGAAGGCTCCTTAATGTTTGCTTTTGTAGATTAA
- the lpxA gene encoding acyl-ACP--UDP-N-acetylglucosamine O-acyltransferase: MIHPTAIIEPGAKLHPSVEVGPYAIIGPKVTIGPETTIGAHAVIDGTTEIGARNRIFPGVAIGLEPQDLKYDGAESFTKIGDGNTLREYVTVNRATGAGEFTVIGDNNLLMAYVHVAHNCSIGHQVVIANNVSLAGHVHIDSRAVIGGVLGIHQFVHIGKLSMVGGMSRIERDVPPFMLVEGNPCRVRVLNQVGLKRAGLSEDDRSLLKQAFKILYRSGLTLNQALDKLDLLADNDYIQHLSGFLRASLGNSRRGPIPGIS; the protein is encoded by the coding sequence ATGATTCATCCTACTGCAATTATTGAACCGGGTGCTAAGCTACACCCATCGGTAGAAGTTGGTCCTTATGCGATAATTGGGCCAAAAGTGACAATCGGCCCAGAAACTACTATTGGTGCCCATGCGGTGATTGATGGCACTACGGAAATTGGGGCGCGCAATCGCATTTTTCCGGGGGTGGCTATTGGTCTGGAACCGCAAGATTTGAAGTATGATGGGGCGGAAAGCTTTACGAAAATTGGGGATGGCAATACCCTGCGGGAATATGTGACGGTGAACCGAGCCACTGGGGCGGGCGAGTTTACGGTTATCGGCGATAATAATTTACTGATGGCTTATGTCCATGTGGCCCATAATTGCTCGATCGGCCACCAAGTCGTAATCGCGAATAATGTCTCCCTCGCCGGTCATGTGCATATCGATTCTCGCGCTGTCATCGGTGGCGTTTTAGGCATTCACCAGTTTGTCCATATCGGTAAACTCTCGATGGTGGGAGGGATGAGCCGCATCGAGCGGGACGTACCTCCTTTTATGCTAGTGGAAGGCAATCCCTGTCGGGTGCGAGTCCTCAACCAAGTGGGTCTCAAGCGTGCTGGTTTGAGTGAAGATGACCGCAGTTTGTTAAAACAAGCGTTTAAAATTCTTTACCGTTCCGGTCTGACTTTAAATCAGGCTCTTGACAAACTGGATTTGCTCGCCGATAATGATTATATTCAACATTTATCTGGTTTCCTCCGCGCCTCTTTGGGCAATTCCCGACGCGGCCCCATTCCCGGCATTTCTTAG
- a CDS encoding bifunctional orotidine-5'-phosphate decarboxylase/orotate phosphoribosyltransferase translates to MNFFDKLSGAIGHHQSLLFVGLDPNLESMTTPNGLEPDPGLGSLIDQLRQGLLFCLEQTADLVCAYKPTLGLYTALGAPGLELLEEILTAIPKDIPIILDATHGDLNSSSAFAETAFERWGVDAVTLSPYAGQDLAAPFLLYPDKGIFVLCHTSNPTAVRVQKYPNLESPLYLELVKEIQTWGTSEQVGLEVGVDSPETLTRVRQVAPERIILARSIWREGSDLEKILAAGLNEGGEGLIIPIPQDIWTHQQPRQEIKLLREAVNQAKNSLVRENEACPLWLPDVAVGEKQPHQDLILQLYDLGCIMFGEYVQASGTVFPYYIDLRTIISNPQIFDKMIGAYAEILKDLQFDRIAGIPYGSLPTATGLSLRLNYPMIFPRKEVKAHGTRRVVEGHFLAGEKVVVVDDILISGKSAMEGAGKLQSAGLYVEDIVVFIDHEKGVKDRLKENGYRAHAVLTISEIATTLYKCDRISEEQFAAFNAAH, encoded by the coding sequence ATGAATTTTTTTGACAAGTTGAGCGGGGCGATCGGCCACCATCAAAGCCTGCTATTTGTGGGATTAGACCCCAACTTAGAGAGTATGACCACGCCAAATGGCCTTGAACCAGACCCCGGTTTAGGCAGCCTGATTGACCAGTTGCGGCAGGGTCTGCTATTTTGCCTAGAGCAAACCGCCGATTTAGTCTGCGCCTACAAACCCACCCTAGGTCTTTATACCGCTTTAGGTGCCCCTGGTTTGGAACTGCTAGAGGAGATTTTAACAGCAATTCCCAAAGACATCCCCATCATCCTGGATGCCACCCACGGCGACCTAAACAGCAGTAGCGCTTTTGCGGAAACCGCATTTGAACGGTGGGGAGTGGATGCAGTCACCCTCAGTCCCTACGCTGGCCAAGATTTAGCAGCACCATTTTTATTATACCCAGATAAAGGCATTTTTGTCTTGTGCCATACCTCTAATCCTACCGCTGTGCGAGTGCAAAAATATCCCAATTTAGAATCTCCCTTGTATCTAGAACTGGTAAAAGAGATTCAAACTTGGGGGACTAGCGAACAAGTGGGGTTAGAGGTAGGAGTTGACAGTCCAGAAACCCTGACGCGAGTGCGCCAAGTCGCCCCAGAAAGAATAATTTTGGCGCGGAGTATTTGGCGAGAAGGCAGCGATTTAGAGAAAATTCTGGCAGCGGGGTTGAATGAGGGCGGCGAGGGTTTAATTATCCCGATACCCCAAGATATCTGGACTCACCAACAGCCTCGGCAGGAAATCAAACTACTGCGCGAAGCTGTGAATCAAGCCAAAAACAGTTTGGTGCGAGAAAACGAGGCTTGTCCCCTGTGGTTGCCAGATGTGGCAGTGGGAGAAAAGCAGCCCCACCAGGATTTAATTTTGCAGCTTTATGATTTGGGCTGCATTATGTTTGGCGAGTACGTGCAGGCGTCGGGAACGGTATTTCCTTATTATATCGATTTGCGGACGATTATTTCTAATCCGCAAATTTTTGATAAAATGATTGGGGCTTATGCCGAAATTTTAAAAGATTTACAATTTGACCGCATTGCCGGGATTCCTTACGGTTCTTTGCCCACAGCTACGGGGCTATCCTTGCGGTTAAATTACCCGATGATTTTCCCGCGCAAGGAGGTAAAAGCTCACGGCACCCGCCGGGTGGTGGAGGGACATTTCTTGGCTGGGGAAAAAGTAGTGGTGGTAGATGATATTTTGATTAGCGGTAAAAGCGCGATGGAAGGGGCGGGAAAACTGCAATCTGCTGGTTTGTACGTAGAAGATATTGTGGTGTTTATCGACCATGAAAAAGGTGTGAAAGACCGGTTAAAGGAGAATGGGTATCGGGCGCATGCGGTGCTGACGATTTCAGAAATTGCCACGACTTTGTATAAGTGCGATCGGATATCCGAAGAGCAATTTGCCGCCTTTAATGCTGCGCATTGA
- a CDS encoding BamA/TamA family outer membrane protein, which produces MAKTKITANLPSRRRRATEILGAVMAASTILTVTDPSLGETILSGSNELTNPPTNSPSLATHTPDPDRETAIATSDNPGADAEVSNLPAVASNIDSTLDTPPQTAFDSGTMEIPEVFPPSPLVSVAPPLPLSPSLAPIELEPSPPLPIPLAEMNLTDSPGGTLGVLSQNQTTPPPVIPPQPTQTTPPPVVPPQPTPTEPRNEPVPSPGNQTPPPVTPGGRQTQPTPPAGQQRQEPDVLVAEVAVSGVEGQLKDEVYRAISLRAGRTTTRSELQQDINAIFATGYFAKVRAEPEDTPLGVRVTFVVEANPELSRVEVKGNQVLPQNVVDEIFSPQYGEILNLRQLQVGIRKLNQWYQDNGYILAQVIDVPQVNPDGSVTLEVAEGTVENVKVQFLNKDGEPTDADGNPVTGRTKEYIITRELELTSGGVFNRTAVERDLQRVFGLGIFEDVRLSLNPGSDPRQVEVVVNVIEKNTGSVAAGAGVSSASGLFGTVSYQEQNLFGRNQKLGGELQVGEREILYDLRFTDPWIKNDPYRTSYTVNGFRRRSISLIFDGGDEEVELPNGDRPRILRFGGGVNFSRPINPNLRTSLGVEYQRVAIRDADGDLSPQDELGNTLSFSEDGKDDLLMFQFATLYDRRDSVQRPTKGTVLRLSTEQSVPIGSSSIFMNRLRGSLSYYLPVSLVRYSSEPQSLAFNFQAGTVIGDLPPYEAFSLGGSSTVRGYDEGELGTGRSYVQATAEYRFPVFSVVSGALFFDAASDLGTGSEVPGDPAGVRGKPGSGFGYGLGVRIQSPLGPIRVDYGISDEGEGRFHFGLGERF; this is translated from the coding sequence GTGGCAAAAACGAAAATCACCGCTAATCTGCCGTCGCGCCGGAGGCGCGCTACGGAAATCCTTGGGGCAGTTATGGCTGCCTCAACCATCCTGACTGTTACCGACCCCAGCCTGGGAGAAACGATACTTAGTGGTTCCAACGAACTAACCAATCCTCCCACCAACAGCCCCAGTTTGGCGACTCACACCCCTGACCCCGATCGGGAGACTGCGATCGCTACCAGCGACAACCCAGGGGCGGATGCGGAGGTTTCAAACCTGCCTGCAGTGGCAAGCAATATTGATTCCACCCTAGACACACCTCCCCAAACTGCTTTTGACAGCGGGACAATGGAGATACCAGAAGTATTTCCACCCAGTCCCTTGGTCTCCGTTGCCCCCCCTCTCCCCCTCTCCCCGTCTCTTGCCCCGATCGAACTCGAACCATCCCCTCCTCTCCCCATCCCTTTGGCGGAAATGAACTTAACAGATTCCCCAGGGGGGACATTAGGAGTCTTATCTCAGAACCAAACCACGCCACCGCCAGTTATCCCGCCCCAACCGACTCAGACAACACCGCCGCCCGTTGTCCCACCCCAACCAACTCCCACAGAACCGAGAAATGAGCCGGTGCCCTCTCCCGGCAACCAAACACCCCCGCCAGTGACTCCTGGTGGCAGACAAACTCAACCAACGCCGCCAGCAGGTCAGCAACGCCAGGAACCCGATGTGTTAGTGGCAGAGGTGGCAGTAAGCGGGGTAGAAGGGCAGCTCAAAGATGAGGTTTATCGGGCGATTTCCCTGCGAGCCGGAAGGACAACCACTCGCTCCGAGCTGCAACAAGACATTAACGCCATCTTCGCTACGGGTTATTTTGCCAAAGTGCGGGCGGAACCAGAGGATACTCCCTTGGGGGTGCGGGTGACTTTTGTGGTGGAGGCTAACCCAGAACTGTCCCGGGTGGAAGTTAAAGGTAATCAGGTATTACCCCAGAATGTGGTGGATGAAATTTTCTCTCCTCAGTATGGGGAGATTCTCAATTTGCGCCAATTGCAGGTGGGAATTAGAAAGCTGAATCAGTGGTATCAGGATAATGGTTATATCCTGGCGCAAGTGATTGATGTACCGCAAGTGAACCCGGATGGCTCCGTGACTCTGGAAGTGGCAGAAGGCACGGTGGAAAATGTCAAAGTTCAGTTTTTGAATAAGGACGGGGAGCCGACGGATGCTGATGGCAACCCGGTCACAGGTCGCACTAAGGAATACATCATTACCCGCGAGTTGGAACTGACATCGGGGGGAGTGTTCAACCGCACAGCCGTGGAGCGTGATTTGCAGCGGGTGTTTGGTTTGGGGATTTTTGAGGACGTGCGTTTGTCCTTGAATCCTGGTTCTGACCCCCGCCAGGTTGAGGTGGTGGTGAATGTGATTGAGAAGAACACCGGCTCGGTGGCTGCGGGTGCAGGGGTCAGCTCTGCTAGCGGTTTGTTCGGGACGGTGAGCTATCAGGAGCAAAACCTGTTTGGCCGCAATCAGAAGTTAGGGGGGGAGCTACAGGTAGGGGAACGGGAGATTTTGTATGATTTGCGATTTACCGACCCCTGGATTAAGAATGACCCTTACCGCACTTCTTACACGGTGAATGGGTTTAGGCGGCGATCGATTTCCCTGATTTTTGACGGCGGCGATGAGGAGGTGGAATTGCCCAACGGCGATCGGCCTCGCATCCTCCGCTTTGGCGGCGGCGTCAACTTTTCCCGCCCCATTAACCCCAACTTGCGCACTTCCCTGGGTGTGGAGTATCAGCGGGTGGCGATTCGCGATGCTGACGGCGACCTCTCCCCCCAAGACGAACTGGGCAACACTCTCAGCTTTAGCGAAGACGGTAAAGATGACCTGCTGATGTTCCAGTTCGCCACTCTATACGATCGGCGTGACAGCGTGCAGCGTCCCACCAAAGGCACTGTATTGCGTCTCAGTACCGAGCAATCAGTACCGATCGGTAGTAGCAGTATCTTTATGAACCGTCTCCGGGGCAGTTTGAGCTACTACCTCCCCGTCAGCCTCGTGCGCTACTCCAGCGAACCCCAATCCCTAGCATTCAACTTCCAAGCAGGCACCGTCATCGGCGACTTGCCCCCCTACGAAGCCTTTTCCCTGGGGGGTAGCAGCACCGTGCGGGGCTACGATGAAGGGGAACTGGGCACCGGACGCAGCTATGTCCAAGCTACCGCCGAGTACCGCTTTCCGGTATTCTCCGTAGTCAGCGGCGCCTTATTTTTTGACGCCGCCAGCGACTTGGGCACCGGCTCGGAAGTACCAGGAGACCCCGCAGGGGTGCGCGGCAAGCCCGGTAGCGGTTTCGGCTACGGTTTGGGGGTGCGCATCCAATCTCCCCTCGGCCCGATTCGGGTAGATTACGGTATCAGCGATGAGGGCGAAGGGCGTTTCCACTTCGGTCTTGGCGAGAGGTTTTAA